In Toxotes jaculatrix isolate fToxJac2 chromosome 20, fToxJac2.pri, whole genome shotgun sequence, the following proteins share a genomic window:
- the LOC121200418 gene encoding vasoactive intestinal polypeptide receptor 2-like produces the protein MSFTHRLVLLLLGFSFIPTVDGKFPNCQFHWEIQRAERECRTQLQQQTPTSTGCRGEWGYLSCWQNVPVGEVMTLPCPSPLLHLFGKNGNLSRNCTEKGWSDVYPIITIACGSNSTDVPSELVFYRMVRILSTVGHSLSLITLFTSTIIICLFRRLHCMRNYIHLNLFVSFILRAVAVLTKDTLLFSDDENTDCSTQPSLVGCKISLVFFNYFVMANFFWLLVEGLYLHTLLVVIHACSTPLYIYMLIGWGIPFVFMVLWVICRIHLEDTRCWEMNENPIPNRLINWPIMVSVIINFLLFISIIRILVQKLRCTDVGGNEQSQYRRLAKSTLLLIPLFGVNYVVFVYLMELPDKNMNRVKIFFDLGLGSFQGLIVAVLYCFLNSEVQSELRRTWRSLSLKRYVGRDCRLHAMSVSRNGTENSAQFPRNSRAQSILQTETTVL, from the exons ATGTCCTTTACGCACCGACTCGTTCTGCTTCTGCTCGGCTTCAGCTTCATCCCCACG GTTGATGGAAAGTTTCCTAACTGCCAGTTCCACTGGGAGATTCAGAGAGCCGAGAGAGAGTGTCggacacagctgcagcagcagacgcCCACCAGCACag gatgTCGTGGCGAGTGGGGCTACCTGTCCTGCTGGCAGAACGTGCCGGTCGGCGAGGTGATGACCCTCCCCtgcccctcccccctcctgcaTCTTTTTGGAAAAAATG GTAACCTCAGCAGGAACTGTACAGAGAAAGGCTGGTCGGACGTCTACCCCATCATCACCATCGCCTGCGGGTCAAACAGCACTGACGTCCCCAGTGAG CTGGTGTTCTACAGAATGGTCAGGATCCTGTCCACTGTGGGCCACAGCCTGTCACTCATCACTCTGTTCAccagcaccatcatcatctgtttattcag GAGGCTCCACTGCATGAGGAACTACATCCATCTGAACTTGTTTGTGTCGTTCATACTGCGAGCCGTGGCCGTGCTGACCAAAGACACTCTGCTGTTCTCAGACGACGAAAACACAGACTGCAGCACGCAGCCCTCACTG gtgGGCTGTAAAATCAGCCTGGTGTTCTTCAACTACTTCGTCATGGCAAACTTCTTCTGGCTGCTGGTGGAGGGCCTGTACCTGCACACGCTGCTGGTCGTCATCCACGCCTGCTCCACCCCCCTCTACATCTACATGCTCATCGGCTGGG gaatcccttttgttttcatggtgtTGTGGGTCATATGTCGGATACACCTGGAGGACACAAG GTGTTGGGAGATGAATGAAAATCCCATCCCCAACAGACTGATCAACTGGCCCATAATGGTGTCTGTCATT ATAAACTTCCTTCTGTTTATCAGCATCATTCGTATTCTGGTGCAGAAACTGCGCTGCACAGACGTCGGAGGAAACGAGCAATCGCAGTACAG ACGCCTGGCTAAGTCCACCCTCCTGCTGATCCCTCTGTTTGGTGTGAACTACGTGGTGTTCGTCTACCTGATGGAGCTGCCTGATAAAAACATGAATCGCGTCAAAATCTTCTTTGATCTCGGCCTCGGATCCTTCCAG ggtcTCATTGTGGCCGTCTTATACTGCTTCCTCAACAGTGAG GTTCAGAGCGAGCTGAGGAGGACGTGGAGGAGTTTATCGCTCAAGCGTTACGTGGGGCGAGACTGCAGGCTCCACGCCATGTCAGTCAGCCGGAACGGCACCGAAAACTCCGCCCAGTTTCCCAGGAACTCCCGAGCCCAGTCCATCCTGCAGACTGAGACCACCGTGCTTTGA
- the LOC121200458 gene encoding eotaxin-like isoform X1 — MSMKIVSIALLLVSVCLCTPAEPLSARHIARGIVPLCCTKVSSADVSAQVTGQPHHQKAQGSCVEALIFSTPKGKVCVDPKAPWVQDFKKK, encoded by the exons ATGTCCATGAAGATCGTGTCCATCGCTCTCCTCctggtctctgtgtgtctgtgcacaccAG CGGAGCCCCTCTCAGCGCGGCACATCGCCAGAGGCATAGTCCCTCTGTGTTGCACCAAGGTCTCCTCTGCTGATGTCAGTGCACAGGTGACTGGACAGCCCCACCATCAAAAAGCTCAAGGATCATGTGTGGAAGCTCTGAT tttctctacGCCCAAAGGAAAGGTCTGTGTGGATCCTAAAGCTCCATGGGTCCAGGACT TCAAGAAGAAGTGA
- the LOC121200458 gene encoding C-C motif chemokine 4 homolog isoform X2 yields the protein MSMKIVSIALLLVSVCLCTPARHIARGIVPLCCTKVSSADVSAQVTGQPHHQKAQGSCVEALIFSTPKGKVCVDPKAPWVQDFKKK from the exons ATGTCCATGAAGATCGTGTCCATCGCTCTCCTCctggtctctgtgtgtctgtgcacaccAG CGCGGCACATCGCCAGAGGCATAGTCCCTCTGTGTTGCACCAAGGTCTCCTCTGCTGATGTCAGTGCACAGGTGACTGGACAGCCCCACCATCAAAAAGCTCAAGGATCATGTGTGGAAGCTCTGAT tttctctacGCCCAAAGGAAAGGTCTGTGTGGATCCTAAAGCTCCATGGGTCCAGGACT TCAAGAAGAAGTGA